A single region of the Streptomyces sp. NBC_00425 genome encodes:
- a CDS encoding SMI1/KNR4 family protein translates to MTDTTAFDWRPFLQRWSGEWADSLPDGETRGEDDEVARRARWLGLPPASEERIAAMEERLGRRMPPSYRRFLEVSDGWRHAGGFVWLLAGTADAHWHDDESGLAEMFEEDLDDDASPEERREADLWRRGLQLDVESDITHVLLDPDDVDEDGEWAVYTWASWRAEPPERHANFLAFMLAMHREFHSLQARRSDTEPVFANDTTRELDAGMEEARLEALRGGWERAGTLLDEAKAYGRPRAAGLGDQIRRLLGQTYMVYFDGLVTDPRYAPELLPPLVAEHAANGYRDDSTLTFHLRGADEAVVSLAFETLRQVRDGTYRYTAAGPFGEAVERARELARWGDTDGAWRILLEALPRWEPLGPDHLAPLGWVADPLLGPLLTPERGRELLSAPRGGQAGRAPAPAGVLDPGGLAWLVEPDPGSNRTSYRFVLVEGVGPEELPARLADSHDARGDDRGRGDEDGGDGDGDEGDRVVLSEPMSFREARRRALEGRREFSSYDDRALVAVGRAGAGWSFAFDGDPASFAGRRFVSPAAAASAGTRAVVVWCGLRARHGNPFFHLSVARDGVEQYAFTYADGEVRRSGGIPRALDPDRFFCDLGDAAGTERSLLEAVTAEFGAGLPRHAIVQGRLHTFTTRSWTRPPEAGETYAVIRLHAGAAPPADGGRGTDDGAHSG, encoded by the coding sequence ATGACGGACACCACGGCATTCGACTGGCGGCCCTTCCTGCAGAGGTGGAGCGGGGAGTGGGCGGACTCCCTGCCGGACGGCGAGACGCGGGGCGAGGACGACGAGGTCGCGCGCCGGGCCCGGTGGCTGGGGCTCCCGCCCGCGTCGGAGGAGCGGATCGCGGCCATGGAGGAGCGTCTCGGCCGTCGCATGCCCCCGTCGTACCGGCGGTTCCTCGAGGTCAGTGACGGCTGGCGGCACGCGGGCGGATTCGTGTGGCTGCTGGCGGGGACCGCGGACGCGCACTGGCACGACGACGAGTCGGGGCTCGCGGAGATGTTCGAGGAGGATCTGGACGACGACGCGAGCCCCGAGGAGCGACGGGAGGCGGACCTCTGGCGGCGCGGGCTGCAGCTCGACGTGGAGTCCGACATCACGCACGTCCTCCTGGATCCCGATGACGTCGACGAGGACGGCGAGTGGGCCGTGTACACGTGGGCGAGCTGGCGGGCCGAGCCGCCCGAGCGGCACGCGAACTTCCTGGCCTTCATGCTGGCGATGCACCGGGAGTTCCACAGCCTGCAGGCGCGCCGCAGTGACACGGAGCCGGTGTTCGCCAACGACACGACGCGAGAGCTGGACGCCGGGATGGAGGAGGCCCGGCTGGAGGCGCTGCGCGGCGGCTGGGAACGGGCCGGGACACTGCTGGACGAGGCGAAGGCGTACGGCAGGCCGAGGGCCGCCGGGCTGGGCGACCAGATACGCCGCCTGCTCGGACAGACGTACATGGTGTACTTCGACGGCCTGGTGACCGACCCTCGGTACGCTCCCGAGTTGTTGCCGCCGCTGGTCGCCGAGCACGCGGCGAACGGGTACCGGGACGACTCCACGCTGACGTTCCATCTGCGGGGCGCCGACGAAGCCGTCGTGTCGCTGGCTTTCGAGACCCTGCGCCAGGTGCGCGACGGCACGTACCGGTACACGGCGGCCGGGCCCTTCGGGGAGGCGGTCGAGCGGGCACGGGAGCTGGCGCGGTGGGGCGACACCGACGGGGCATGGCGGATTTTGCTGGAAGCCCTGCCCCGGTGGGAGCCGCTGGGGCCGGACCACCTGGCACCGCTCGGGTGGGTGGCCGACCCCCTGCTCGGGCCGCTGCTGACCCCGGAGCGGGGCCGCGAACTGCTGTCCGCTCCACGGGGCGGGCAGGCGGGTCGGGCTCCGGCGCCGGCGGGCGTGCTCGACCCGGGCGGCCTCGCGTGGCTCGTGGAGCCGGACCCGGGCAGCAACCGCACGTCCTACCGGTTCGTGCTGGTGGAGGGAGTGGGGCCGGAGGAGCTGCCCGCACGTCTCGCGGACTCGCACGATGCCCGGGGCGACGACAGGGGCCGAGGCGACGAGGACGGCGGCGACGGGGACGGGGACGAGGGCGACCGCGTCGTGCTGAGCGAGCCCATGAGCTTCCGGGAGGCGCGCCGCAGGGCGCTGGAGGGCCGCAGGGAGTTCTCGTCCTACGACGACCGGGCTCTCGTGGCGGTCGGCCGGGCCGGTGCCGGCTGGAGCTTCGCCTTCGACGGCGATCCCGCCTCGTTCGCGGGGCGGCGGTTCGTCTCCCCGGCGGCGGCCGCGAGCGCGGGGACCCGCGCGGTGGTGGTGTGGTGCGGTCTGAGGGCCCGGCACGGGAACCCGTTCTTCCACCTCTCGGTCGCGCGCGACGGCGTGGAGCAGTACGCCTTCACCTACGCGGACGGTGAGGTCCGGCGCAGCGGAGGGATACCACGGGCGCTGGACCCGGACCGCTTCTTCTGCGACCTGGGGGACGCGGCCGGGACGGAACGGTCGCTGCTGGAAGCGGTGACCGCGGAGTTCGGCGCCGGCCTGCCGCGGCACGCGATCGTGCAGGGGCGGCTGCACACGTTCACCACCCGTTCCTGGACGCGCCCCCCGGAGGCCGGGGAGACGTATGCGGTGATCCGGCTGCACGCGGGAGCCGCGCCCCCGGCGGACGGCGGGCGGGGCACGGACGACGGGGCGCACAGCGGGTAG
- a CDS encoding type 1 glutamine amidotransferase domain-containing protein, with product MSPTKRILIIVTSTGEYEKVGYRTGLWLGELTHFYDVAEQAGFELTVASIEGGPVPLDPESLAHNVLSDLGTDKRYADRAFMDTLRDVVAVREVDVDDYDAIYLTGGHGVMFDFHQSQALETLIARFHESGRIVSAVCHGPCGLLDVTLSDGEPLVKGRNVTGFSWREEELAQRADAVPYSLEDRLKELGARYSIAAKPFDTHVVEDDRLITGQNPGSARAVAEAVVRRLG from the coding sequence ATGTCCCCCACGAAGCGCATTCTCATCATCGTCACCAGCACCGGCGAGTACGAGAAGGTCGGTTACCGCACCGGTCTCTGGCTGGGCGAGCTGACCCACTTCTACGACGTCGCCGAACAGGCGGGTTTCGAGCTCACCGTCGCGAGCATCGAGGGCGGCCCCGTGCCGCTCGATCCGGAGAGCCTCGCCCACAACGTCCTCAGCGACCTCGGTACCGACAAGCGGTACGCCGACCGCGCGTTCATGGACACGCTGCGGGATGTCGTCGCCGTGCGCGAGGTCGACGTCGACGACTACGACGCCATCTACCTGACCGGCGGTCACGGCGTGATGTTCGACTTCCACCAGAGCCAGGCCCTGGAGACGCTGATCGCCCGCTTCCACGAGAGCGGCCGGATCGTGTCGGCGGTCTGCCACGGCCCGTGCGGTCTGCTCGACGTCACCCTGAGCGACGGCGAACCCCTGGTGAAGGGCAGGAACGTCACGGGATTCTCGTGGCGGGAGGAGGAACTCGCCCAGCGCGCCGACGCCGTCCCCTACAGCCTCGAGGACCGCCTGAAGGAGCTCGGCGCGCGGTACAGCATCGCGGCGAAGCCGTTCGACACCCACGTCGTCGAGGACGACCGCCTGATCACCGGGCAGAACCCGGGCAGCGCCAGGGCGGTCGCCGAGGCGGTGGTCCGCCGACTCGGCTGA
- a CDS encoding LLM class flavin-dependent oxidoreductase yields MTRLRSALWLPIFDELADPAVVARLAADAEEAGWHGVFVWDHLRWREPVRQAADPWITLTAIATATRRLRFGPMVTPLARRRPAKVARETATLDRLGGGRLTLGVGLGSDRFAGEWSATGEELDDRRRGRMLDESLEILTAAWSGAPVHHHGPHYTVDGVSFLPRPVQRPGVPVWAAGLPGNVRPLRRAARHDGFFPVNLEHPDQLADAVAALAALREGRPGPYDIAVALPPGTDPAPYAAVGATWWLAEFTPETMSLDQVRGVLRDGPADTGGPGAE; encoded by the coding sequence ATGACCCGGTTGCGGTCGGCGCTCTGGCTGCCGATCTTCGACGAACTCGCCGACCCGGCGGTGGTCGCCCGTCTGGCCGCCGACGCGGAGGAGGCAGGCTGGCACGGCGTGTTCGTCTGGGACCATCTGCGCTGGCGCGAACCCGTCCGGCAGGCGGCCGACCCCTGGATCACGCTGACCGCGATCGCCACCGCCACCCGACGCCTGCGGTTCGGCCCCATGGTCACCCCCCTCGCCCGCCGGCGGCCGGCGAAGGTCGCCAGGGAGACCGCGACGCTGGACCGGCTCGGCGGCGGCCGCCTCACCCTCGGCGTCGGTCTCGGCAGCGACCGCTTCGCCGGCGAGTGGAGTGCGACGGGCGAGGAACTCGACGACCGGCGGCGCGGCCGCATGCTCGACGAGTCCCTGGAGATCCTCACCGCCGCGTGGTCCGGCGCACCGGTGCACCATCACGGCCCGCACTACACGGTCGACGGCGTCTCCTTCCTGCCCCGGCCGGTTCAGCGCCCCGGCGTGCCCGTGTGGGCCGCGGGGTTGCCCGGCAACGTCAGACCGCTGCGCCGCGCCGCCCGGCACGACGGCTTCTTCCCGGTGAACCTCGAACACCCGGACCAGCTCGCCGACGCCGTCGCAGCCCTCGCCGCCCTGCGCGAGGGGAGGCCGGGCCCGTACGACATCGCCGTCGCCCTCCCGCCCGGGACCGATCCGGCGCCCTACGCCGCCGTGGGCGCCACATGGTGGCTGGCGGAGTTCACGCCGGAGACGATGTCGCTGGACCAGGTGCGCGGCGTACTCCGCGACGGCCCGGCCGACACCGGCGGGCCTGGCGCCGAGTGA
- a CDS encoding glycoside hydrolase family 43 protein: MPPPRQPDGPVANPVIPGFHPDPSVCRVGDDYYLACSSFEYFPGVPLFHSRDLVHWTQIGNVLDRPEQLRLPASMPSSGGIYAPTLRHHDGRFWLIVTNCSEGGGNLIVTATDPAGPWSDPIRAPGVPGIDPDLVWEEDGTCWCTVAGVSQVRIDPSTGQTYGTPHRLWSGGPGAKAPEAPHLYRIGDHWYLLIAEGGTERCHGVSIARGRTPAGPFEPCPANPILTHRGTDRPVQNTGHADLVQGPDGSWWMVLLGVRPGGGTPGWHVLGRETFLAPVTWVDDWPVVGEVTLALPELPWPLSPGPVEEHRDDFELAELRPPWISLRDRPAELCTTKERPGWLTLRARGGSLDEPDVVFTGRRQRHPSCRARTLVDAAEGSGGLAVRLDERHHYAIEASGTRVRVIARVGSLRTVMAEESVPAGPVVLAATITEPPSPHGPCTGPDVVSLGVEGPDGTVTDLATLDGRYLSTEVAGGFTGRVIGMYAATGAVHFDWFDYESLDD, from the coding sequence GTGCCCCCTCCGCGCCAGCCCGACGGACCCGTCGCCAACCCCGTGATCCCCGGCTTCCACCCCGACCCCAGCGTCTGCCGCGTCGGCGACGACTACTACCTGGCCTGCTCCAGCTTCGAGTACTTCCCCGGGGTGCCCCTCTTCCACAGCCGTGACCTGGTGCACTGGACGCAGATCGGCAACGTCCTGGACCGGCCGGAGCAACTGCGTCTGCCCGCCTCCATGCCGTCCTCCGGCGGTATCTACGCCCCCACCCTGCGCCACCACGACGGCCGCTTCTGGCTGATCGTCACCAACTGCAGCGAGGGCGGCGGCAACCTGATCGTCACGGCCACCGACCCGGCCGGACCCTGGTCGGACCCCATCCGGGCACCGGGTGTCCCCGGCATCGATCCCGACCTGGTCTGGGAGGAGGACGGCACCTGCTGGTGCACGGTCGCCGGGGTCTCGCAGGTCCGTATCGACCCGTCGACCGGGCAGACGTACGGGACACCCCACAGGCTCTGGTCCGGCGGTCCCGGCGCCAAGGCCCCGGAGGCGCCGCACCTGTACCGGATCGGCGACCACTGGTACCTGCTCATCGCCGAGGGCGGCACCGAGCGCTGCCACGGTGTCTCCATCGCCCGCGGCCGTACGCCCGCCGGCCCGTTCGAGCCGTGCCCGGCCAACCCGATCCTCACCCACCGGGGCACCGACCGTCCCGTGCAGAACACCGGGCACGCCGACCTCGTCCAGGGTCCCGACGGCTCCTGGTGGATGGTGCTGCTCGGTGTCCGGCCGGGCGGCGGCACGCCGGGCTGGCACGTGCTCGGCCGGGAGACCTTCCTGGCACCCGTGACCTGGGTGGACGACTGGCCGGTCGTCGGCGAGGTCACGCTGGCCCTGCCCGAGTTGCCGTGGCCGCTCTCCCCCGGCCCCGTCGAGGAGCACCGGGACGACTTCGAGCTCGCCGAGCTGCGACCGCCCTGGATCTCCCTGCGCGACCGGCCCGCCGAGCTCTGCACCACCAAGGAGCGCCCCGGCTGGCTGACGCTCCGCGCGCGGGGCGGTTCCCTGGACGAGCCCGACGTGGTGTTCACGGGCCGGCGCCAGCGGCATCCCTCCTGCCGGGCGCGCACACTGGTCGACGCCGCGGAGGGAAGCGGTGGCCTCGCCGTCCGGCTCGACGAGCGACATCACTACGCGATCGAGGCGTCCGGCACGCGGGTGCGGGTGATCGCGCGCGTCGGGTCCCTGCGCACGGTAATGGCCGAGGAGTCCGTGCCGGCCGGGCCGGTGGTCCTCGCCGCCACGATCACGGAACCGCCGTCTCCGCACGGACCGTGCACAGGACCCGACGTCGTCTCCCTCGGCGTCGAAGGGCCGGACGGCACGGTGACCGACCTCGCGACCCTCGACGGCCGCTATCTGTCGACCGAGGTCGCCGGCGGCTTCACGGGTCGGGTCATCGGCATGTACGCCGCGACGGGCGCCGTCCACTTCGACTGGTTCGACTACGAGTCCCTCGACGACTGA
- a CDS encoding LysR family transcriptional regulator, with protein MSDVELRHLATMAAVADEGSFGRAATRLGYTQSTVSQQIAALEKAVGGAVFDRPGGPRPVRITPLGAVVLAHGRALLAGSRAMTAAVDRFKAGDGRVDIGTFQSVSNVILPLVVRRLRDEHPGCDIRLFEEETDRPQVDELDLMFFDGRVDGDVEHRKLLDDPYVLVARRGAFADGPVRPELLDGAPMVAHPPICDQARLEQALARRGVRPQIVCRTAGNETVLSMVRAGMGSAVLPRLAVHGADLGSDASVSVHELEPGLPPREIFLLWQARRTHSPLAARAIEIAVDVTREIAERA; from the coding sequence ATGTCCGACGTGGAACTGCGCCATCTCGCCACGATGGCCGCCGTGGCCGACGAGGGCTCGTTCGGCCGGGCGGCGACGCGGCTCGGATACACCCAGTCGACGGTGAGTCAACAGATCGCGGCTCTGGAGAAGGCCGTCGGCGGCGCCGTGTTCGACCGGCCCGGCGGCCCGAGACCGGTGCGGATCACGCCGCTCGGCGCGGTGGTGCTGGCCCACGGACGCGCACTGCTCGCCGGATCCCGGGCGATGACGGCCGCCGTCGACCGGTTCAAGGCCGGTGACGGCCGGGTCGACATCGGCACCTTCCAGAGCGTGTCCAACGTGATCCTGCCGCTGGTCGTGCGCAGGCTCCGGGACGAACACCCCGGCTGCGACATCCGGCTGTTCGAGGAGGAGACCGACCGGCCCCAGGTCGACGAGCTGGACCTGATGTTCTTCGACGGCCGCGTCGACGGCGACGTCGAACACCGCAAGCTGCTCGACGATCCCTACGTTCTGGTGGCCCGCCGTGGCGCCTTCGCCGACGGTCCGGTGCGCCCGGAGCTTCTCGACGGCGCGCCGATGGTGGCGCACCCGCCGATCTGTGACCAGGCCCGGCTCGAGCAGGCGCTGGCCCGGCGCGGTGTCCGCCCGCAGATCGTGTGCCGTACCGCGGGCAACGAGACCGTGCTGTCGATGGTGCGCGCCGGCATGGGCTCGGCGGTCCTGCCGCGGCTCGCCGTCCACGGCGCCGACCTCGGCTCCGACGCGTCCGTGTCCGTCCACGAACTCGAGCCGGGACTCCCGCCGCGCGAGATCTTCCTGCTGTGGCAGGCCCGTCGCACGCACTCACCCCTCGCGGCACGGGCGATCGAGATCGCCGTGGACGTCACACGCGAGATCGCCGAACGCGCCTGA
- a CDS encoding FUSC family protein: MRAVRLSGGNVVRTARRAWAEPGRERDLVAQAGKAALAAWVAWAVAGWWLAAPMAFVAPWVAVVLVEATVYRSVAHGLQQLAAIAAGTVVATAVALLLDSTMVTMALVLPAVLLLGQWHRLGSQGVYAATGALFVLTSGQVTIASSAARVAEAVFGAAVGVAVNALVRPPLYLRDTRSALEDAVREAQEILDAVADGLADGEGDGRAAAEWHARALRLDRLVDQARSAIGRSKEAMRGNPRGRRVYAAAQPDKTYADAVVVLDYIAVHTAGVTRTVWEAVDHGSKAAQPAAEIARPYADFLHRTAHAIRLYGSARFTPAGHDDDAADELREAVEELHQRLDAFRRRLPGAVRDDPDALLTYGALLAQAHRLADQLVQD, from the coding sequence GTGAGAGCGGTCCGGCTGAGCGGCGGGAACGTGGTGCGGACCGCCCGCCGGGCGTGGGCCGAGCCGGGCCGTGAACGGGATCTCGTGGCGCAGGCCGGCAAGGCCGCGCTGGCCGCCTGGGTGGCCTGGGCGGTGGCGGGCTGGTGGCTCGCGGCCCCGATGGCGTTCGTGGCGCCGTGGGTGGCGGTCGTGCTGGTGGAGGCGACGGTGTACCGCTCGGTGGCGCACGGTCTGCAGCAGCTCGCGGCGATCGCGGCGGGCACCGTGGTGGCCACGGCGGTGGCGTTGCTGCTGGACAGCACGATGGTCACGATGGCCCTGGTCCTGCCGGCGGTGCTGCTCCTCGGGCAGTGGCACCGGCTGGGCAGTCAGGGCGTGTACGCGGCCACCGGCGCGCTCTTCGTGCTGACCAGCGGCCAGGTCACGATCGCCTCGTCGGCGGCCCGGGTCGCGGAGGCGGTCTTCGGCGCGGCGGTCGGCGTCGCGGTCAACGCGCTGGTCCGTCCGCCGCTCTATCTGCGCGACACCCGCTCCGCGCTGGAGGACGCGGTCCGCGAGGCGCAGGAGATCCTCGACGCGGTGGCCGACGGGCTGGCCGACGGCGAAGGGGACGGCCGGGCGGCCGCCGAGTGGCATGCGCGCGCCCTGCGTCTGGACCGCCTGGTCGACCAGGCGCGGTCGGCGATCGGCCGCAGCAAGGAAGCCATGCGGGGCAACCCGCGCGGCCGGCGTGTGTACGCCGCGGCGCAACCCGACAAGACGTACGCCGACGCCGTGGTCGTGCTCGACTACATCGCCGTGCACACCGCCGGCGTGACCCGGACGGTGTGGGAGGCCGTGGACCACGGCAGCAAGGCCGCTCAGCCGGCCGCGGAGATCGCCCGTCCGTACGCGGACTTCCTGCACCGCACCGCCCACGCCATCCGGCTCTACGGCAGCGCGCGCTTCACACCGGCCGGCCATGACGACGACGCCGCCGACGAGCTCCGCGAGGCCGTCGAGGAGCTGCACCAGAGGCTCGACGCGTTCCGCCGACGGCTTCCGGGGGCCGTGCGGGACGACCCCGACGCGCTGTTGACGTACGGGGCGCTGCTGGCCCAGGCCCACCGGCTGGCCGATCAGCTCGTCCAGGACTGA
- a CDS encoding FadR/GntR family transcriptional regulator, with the protein MSLTDKAIEQIRELIRTGALPPGSKLPPEAELAAQLGLSRNLAREAVKALAVARVLEVKRGDGTYVGSLQASVLLESVGGAVELLQGDSAALLDLMEVRRLLEPAATALAALRISDEQLALVKQHLDAMREAQDDVERLNAHDAAFHRAVVAATGNESLLALLEGVSGRTLRARVWRGLVDTRAAGRTLTEHEAIYEALACRDAALSQAAALLHVTSTERWLRRHLESGDSVAHAPATPGRSIVGPA; encoded by the coding sequence TTGTCCCTGACGGACAAGGCCATCGAGCAGATCCGTGAGCTGATCCGGACGGGCGCGCTGCCCCCGGGCTCAAAACTGCCTCCGGAAGCGGAGCTGGCAGCTCAGCTGGGGCTCTCCCGCAATCTGGCGCGCGAGGCGGTCAAGGCCCTGGCGGTCGCCCGTGTACTGGAGGTGAAACGGGGCGACGGCACGTACGTCGGCAGCCTCCAGGCGAGTGTGCTGCTGGAGAGCGTCGGCGGCGCCGTGGAACTGCTGCAGGGCGACTCGGCCGCACTGCTGGACCTGATGGAGGTGCGGCGGCTGCTCGAACCCGCCGCCACCGCGCTGGCCGCCCTGCGTATCTCGGACGAGCAACTGGCCCTGGTGAAACAGCACTTGGACGCCATGCGCGAGGCCCAGGACGACGTGGAGCGGCTCAACGCGCACGACGCGGCGTTCCATCGCGCGGTCGTCGCGGCCACCGGAAACGAGTCCCTGCTGGCTCTGCTGGAGGGCGTCTCCGGCCGCACGCTGCGCGCCCGCGTCTGGCGGGGTCTGGTCGACACCCGGGCCGCCGGCCGGACGCTCACCGAGCACGAGGCGATCTACGAGGCGCTGGCCTGCCGCGACGCCGCGCTCAGCCAGGCGGCGGCGCTGCTGCACGTGACCAGTACCGAACGATGGCTGCGCCGACACCTCGAGTCCGGCGACTCAGTCGCCCACGCTCCTGCGACCCCCGGTCGATCGATCGTCGGCCCGGCGTGA
- a CDS encoding alpha/beta fold hydrolase, which yields MTDHLSHGEKLVRIDDVELCFETFGNPADPAILLIDGAAASMLWWETELCARIARGDRYVIRYDNRDTGRSTSYPPGRPGYAYTDLAGDALGLLDALNVERAHIVCRSMAGGIGLLVGVDHPDRVASLTFVSTSTGEDGLPPSSDELAAGIPADPDPADPDAVVDHVVASAQACSGGSPYFDETATRTLVQRDVARARDIAATLVNHYAMSFDGSSRDFASVRAPTLVVHGDHDPVLPLPHGRALREAIPGAELLVLEGAGHDLPKPLWDVFVPALLRHTAGGQTAGGQTAGGRTAGGQTAGVHTAGGRP from the coding sequence ATGACCGATCACCTTTCACACGGCGAGAAGCTCGTCCGGATCGACGACGTCGAGCTGTGCTTCGAGACCTTCGGAAACCCCGCGGACCCGGCGATCCTCCTCATCGACGGCGCCGCCGCCTCGATGCTGTGGTGGGAGACCGAGCTGTGCGCCCGGATCGCGCGCGGCGACCGGTACGTGATCCGCTACGACAACCGGGACACCGGCAGATCCACCAGCTACCCGCCGGGGCGGCCCGGCTACGCGTACACCGACCTGGCCGGGGACGCGCTCGGCCTCCTGGACGCCCTGAACGTCGAACGCGCCCACATCGTCTGCCGGTCGATGGCCGGCGGAATCGGCCTCCTCGTCGGGGTGGACCATCCCGACCGGGTGGCGTCCCTGACGTTCGTCTCCACCTCCACCGGCGAGGACGGACTCCCGCCGTCGTCGGACGAGCTCGCCGCCGGCATTCCCGCCGACCCGGACCCCGCCGACCCGGACGCGGTGGTGGACCACGTCGTCGCCTCGGCACAGGCGTGCTCGGGCGGCTCGCCCTACTTCGACGAGACCGCCACGCGCACGCTCGTGCAGCGGGACGTGGCCCGTGCCCGCGACATCGCCGCCACCCTCGTCAACCACTACGCGATGTCCTTCGACGGGTCGTCCCGCGACTTCGCCTCCGTCCGGGCGCCGACCCTGGTGGTGCACGGCGACCACGACCCGGTGCTTCCGCTCCCCCACGGGCGCGCGCTGCGCGAGGCGATTCCCGGTGCGGAGCTGCTGGTCCTGGAAGGCGCCGGACACGACCTGCCGAAGCCGCTGTGGGACGTGTTCGTGCCGGCCCTGCTCCGGCACACGGCAGGCGGGCAGACGGCAGGCGGGCAGACGGCAGGCGGGCGGACGGCAGGCGGGCAGACGGCAGGCGTGCACACCGCAGGCGGCCGGCCATGA
- a CDS encoding ferredoxin reductase family protein, translating to MRQGTIPPVVAARWALWTFVIINSVIVEALFLTSGTGKNGVLTVAKFFGLHAAVLMLFQLLLVARLPWLDRRIGMDRLTVWHRWVGFTLLWTVLTHAVLVVLGYARLSGTSMTKTFFSLAGVPASLLGMCAAAVLVVVAAVSARYVRRRLRYETWHGLHLLLYVALGLAFVHQLQETTTFSSSPAAKLYWWALWLFAFGALVVGRIALPVWRNSYHRFRVAEVVVESDDVVSVHVTGRHLDKLPARAGQFCIWRFPEHHHWWLANPFSLSAAPDGRTLRLTAKAAGSASAGLRHLPVGTRAFVEGPYGAFTSLHRGRPGSLLIAGGVGITPVRALLEEEPAGDVVVLYRVRSEDDAVLVDEVRALVADRGGRLHLLTGRTGEGSPPFEPENLRAMVPDIGERDVYVCGPPAMTAAVLGALRDLRVPRRQVHAERFGLA from the coding sequence GTGCGGCAAGGCACCATACCTCCGGTCGTTGCGGCGCGGTGGGCGCTGTGGACGTTTGTCATCATCAACTCGGTGATCGTGGAGGCCTTGTTCCTCACCTCCGGGACCGGCAAGAACGGGGTGCTCACCGTCGCCAAGTTCTTCGGGCTGCACGCCGCCGTGCTGATGCTGTTCCAGCTGCTTCTGGTGGCACGACTGCCGTGGCTCGACCGCCGTATCGGCATGGACCGGTTGACGGTGTGGCACCGGTGGGTCGGCTTCACCCTGCTGTGGACCGTCCTCACGCACGCCGTCCTGGTGGTCCTGGGCTATGCGAGGCTCAGCGGCACGTCGATGACGAAGACGTTCTTCTCGCTGGCCGGAGTGCCGGCCTCCCTGCTCGGGATGTGCGCCGCGGCGGTCCTCGTCGTGGTCGCCGCGGTCTCCGCCCGGTACGTGCGGCGGCGGCTGCGGTACGAGACCTGGCACGGACTGCACCTGCTGCTGTACGTGGCGTTGGGGCTGGCGTTCGTCCATCAGCTGCAGGAGACCACGACCTTCAGCTCCTCCCCGGCCGCGAAGCTCTACTGGTGGGCCCTGTGGCTGTTCGCGTTCGGCGCCCTGGTCGTGGGCCGGATCGCGCTGCCCGTGTGGCGCAACTCCTACCACCGGTTCCGGGTCGCGGAGGTGGTGGTGGAGTCGGACGACGTGGTGTCGGTGCATGTCACCGGCCGCCACCTCGACAAGCTGCCGGCCCGGGCCGGGCAGTTCTGCATCTGGCGGTTCCCCGAACACCACCACTGGTGGCTGGCGAACCCGTTCTCGCTGTCGGCGGCGCCCGACGGCCGTACGCTGCGGCTGACGGCCAAGGCGGCCGGCAGCGCGAGCGCCGGACTGCGCCATCTCCCGGTCGGCACCCGCGCGTTCGTCGAAGGACCCTACGGCGCGTTCACGTCGCTGCACCGAGGACGCCCCGGCTCCCTGCTGATCGCCGGAGGGGTGGGGATCACACCGGTTCGAGCCCTGCTCGAGGAGGAGCCGGCGGGCGACGTCGTGGTGCTCTACCGGGTACGCAGCGAGGACGACGCCGTGCTCGTCGACGAGGTACGAGCGCTGGTCGCGGACCGCGGTGGGCGGCTGCACCTGCTCACCGGCCGCACGGGGGAGGGCAGCCCGCCGTTCGAGCCGGAGAACCTCCGGGCCATGGTTCCCGACATCGGCGAGCGCGACGTGTACGTGTGCGGCCCGCCGGCGATGACCGCGGCCGTGCTCGGCGCCCTGCGCGACCTGCGGGTTCCCCGGCGGCAGGTGCACGCCGAGCGGTTCGGCCTGGCCTGA